The genomic interval TATACATCCCATTATTATGCAATTATTTTCCAAGACGGACTGGCTTATCTAATCTGCGTTCTGTTGCGTTGCAGGCAGCATGACCGAGGGCAAGAACTTACCCCACTCCAGTGCGGATGTGCCGTTCCGCAGCAAGGAGCTGCGCAAGCAGTCGCTCATCCAGCACACCGGCCTGGTCGGAGTCATCGATGAGGGCACCAAGACCATCGGCTTCTCCATCTACACCACGCCGGACTTCAAGGAGATCGCCGCACACCGGGTGGAGCTGAGCGTGATCACGCCCCAGGATGGCTGGTACGAGCAGGACCCGCTGGAGATGATGGCCTCGATCAACAAGTGCGCCGAGGAGGCCATCAAGCAATTGCCCGAAAACGGTTTCTCCGCCAGCGACATCGTCACCGTGGGCATTACCAACCAGCGCGAGACAACGATCGTCTGGGATGCGGTCACCGGCAAACCGCTGTACAATGCGCTCCTGTGGAAGGACATCCGCACTAGCACTACAGTGGAGCAGATCGTGGCCAAGGTGCAGGATCCGAACCACTTTCGCAGCAGCACGGGACTGCCCATCTCCACGTACTTCTCGGCCCTCAAGATCCGCTGGCTGCGGGACAATGTTCCCGAGGTGCGGCAGGCCATCCGCGAAAGGCGTTGCAAGGCGGGCACAGTCGACAGCTGGATCGTCTGGAACTTGACAAACGGTAAGGGAACTGGGAACATTAGgatttaaacatatttaaactTACTTAGCTTAATTGGTTTTGTGTCTCTGCAGGAGCTCTCCACATCACGGATGTGACGAACGCCTCCCGCACTCTGCTCATGAATCTGGAAACGCAAGCCTGGGATCCCGTTCTGCTCAAGACGTTCGGCATCAGGGAGGAGATGCTGCCCGCCATCCACAGCTGTTCGGAGGTATTTGGCAAGATCACATCGGAGCGAAGTCCGCTGCGTGGAATGACCCTGAGTGGAATAATGGGCAACCAGCAGGCCTCGCTACTGGGCCAGATGTGCGTGAAGCCGGGCCAGACGAAGAACACTTACCGGTCCGGCTGCTTCCTGCTCTGCAATACCGGAGACAAGCCCGTCTTCTCCAGGCACGGTCTGCTCACCACCGTGGCTTACAAGCTCGGTCCACAGGCACCGACGATCTACGCCATTGAGGGAGCTGTTTCGGTGGCCGGACATGCGCTCTCCTGGCTGCAAAACAAGGTGCGTATCCTGCCGGACTCCAGAGATGCCGAGAAATATGCGGAGATGGTGCCCACATCGGGAGACGTGTACTTCGTGCCCGCCTTCACAGGACTATATGCACCCTACTGGCGGCAGAATGCTCGAGGCATCATCATTGGGCTCACGCAGTTCACCCGTAAGAATCACATAGTGAGGGCTGCACTGGAGAGTATCTGCTTCCAGACGCGCGACATCCTGGAGTGCATGCACCAGGAGTGCGGTTACGAGATAAACAAGCTCCATGCTGACGGCAAGCTTACCACGAACAACCTGTTGATGCAACTGCAGGCGGACACCATTGGTATGCCCGTCTTCCGCTCCCAGCTAATGGACTCCACGGCCTTCGGAGCTGCCATGTGCGCAGCCCAAGCAGATGGTGTCAATCTCTGCCAATTCGAGCCCGAGAAGCGATACTACGAGAACGTGCACTACGACACGTTCCTGGCCACCACCACGGATGTAGAGCGCAAGGAGCGTTACGGCAAGTGGAAGCGGGCGGTGGAGCGCAGCCTGGGATGGGTGATCAAGCAGAAAAAGACGCGGGAGTACACGGAGGAGAACTACCGCATGATGTCCTCGCTGCCAGCGAGCATCTTCCTCATCAGCAGCTTCGCCATGCTGGTGCATTCCCTCGCTGCGAGTGGCCAGTAAATGCGACTGCTGCATGACACTTAGATCGATTCTCGGTTGTGATAGTAACTATATGTCCGGATTTCGTTTGGATCTTACACACACTCTGTACATAGTCCTCAAAGGACAATGGGTGGTTGAACGTGCTTTAAACCCTGTAAATAGCAGCTGGTCTCTGGACTAAGCTCCGTACTACTTTAAGTATCCTGTAGCCTGACTATCTTAACGTGTTTTCGTTGCATATTCTGTACGTCTTAGCCGTAGTTTCATTGACGTTGGCTGGATTTCCGCGCGCCACGCACGCCCATATCAGCGGAATTGTATATAGCCAAAGTGCAAACGACATTTCTAATTTAAGTAGGTTCCGTACtcgtatgtgtatgtatatgtagtgATTACGCCCCttaaacaataaacacaaataatacGAATCGAAACTTGGCGTCTAAATGCGAATTACCAGAAACTTCAGTGCAGTATTTGCGAGATCGCTGATTAAGCGGCTATTTATTAGGGCGATTGTGCGTAGATGCGGTGGGCCAAAGTCGAAGATGGTATACGCTAGGAAAATTAGAAAGTTGTGTGCAAAATAAGCTATAACATGAAAATTCTTTGAGCTTCCACTTCCAGCTAGAAACTCATTGAATTCGACATTAAAAGTAAGCTGAACTGATTCGTTTACGAATTGTAAGAACCAAAACACTTGTACCCTTACCTAGAGTATCACTTTGTGCAATCTCACTCGATGTGGGGTATGTTCCAGTATCAGTTTCGTTATCTTGGAGCGGAAATGTCAGTTATCAGTTAAATATGACTAAGGTAATCGATTGATTAATAGCTCGGTGGGTGTGTTTGTTATTGGAGGAGCTGGTCTCTAAACGTTCTTAAGACTTTTAGGTGTGTCCGGGCTAAGGAAACTGCTATCGAGTTACTAAAATAGATGGAACCCATGGACTAATTAAAGCGTTTTTACTGCTGATTGTGAAATTTAAGCTATCgtttatatttgtacataACCGTTGAGATAATGCCTTAAACTAAAAGTCAGTgattgaatttatttgaaacCCATTCATCGAATTTATTGTGCGGCAAGTTATGTATTGGTAACATCAGGGTACCAAACATATCAATGGAGTATTGAAGTACCTGTGGTGGCCACCCACTGTGCGATTCAAATTTGAATAGGGAAAACCTCTGGGAAAACCTCGAAAAGGGTTGAAGGCAGTGGTCAATCAAGCATAAAATCCAAGCTAGAAATACTAACATTCCCGAAATATGCATAGTCCACGCCCCTTTGAGACCTTTGCAAGCAGAGCTAGGCTAGCGAGTACCCACTGTACTTCCTTCAGCCGGGATCTCATTTAAATTGGCTCCACCGATTACCTCAACTCAAACACTCACTCATAAAAATGGATTCTCACCTGGCCAGATTgcgagcagcaacaacaagtggTCGTAAtcgttgttgcttttgctggtGTTATCCAGGTAGTCGCTCAGCAGGAAAAAGGCAAGGTAAGGTAAGGTAGGGAAGGTAACGAAAACAAACGCTCACCtttggcagcaacaacaaccaaattgattttccctGTTCGTCTCTGAAGAATTTTCTGAATCAGtgcagccagcagcaacaacaactagaACCGGAATCCGTTTGAAGTTGAAGCGCGCgcaacacacacgcacacacacacacacacacaggtaGCAACTTCGGACTGGAGTTCGTTCGaatgtgtgggtgtgagttGCAAGCCACTTCGAACtctgcactggaaaaaatagATATGCTCTCGTCATGAAAAtgctttttttaattcttgaACTGAATAAGAGATTCGACCATAAAACTAACTTGACTTGGAGAATTACTTTGGAAAGGATAAAAAAACCCTTAGGATCAGCCATAcgatttcttgcagtgtaaGTTCGATCTCCGAAGTTCGAAGAGATGTGAGTGCGATCGAAGAACCGTCTCTCAGTTGCGTTTGAGCTGCGAGCGTGGTTCGTCGCCTGATCTCCACGCTCTGCGCATCCGAGAATCCGCTCCAAGTCCAAATCCGCGACGGCGTCTTTGTATTCCGAGTGTGTGGCTGCGGTGCCGTGTTTATGTTAATccaatatttatacatacagGCGAAATACTGCAGAAGTAGCAATAAATTCGACCAATTAATTGGAGCTCGGTTTTAGAAGCGTGAGACCCGCGAGCTGAAGACAGTGGAAAAATGAGTGTGCAGCATAAGTGATCGCTGGAAGTGGAAGTTAAAGGGTCGAACCGGTTTTCGGACAACATGGAGttgccaccagcagcaccagcagcagcaacaacaacaaatgcgtCGGCATCCTTGCAACGTGTCGCCTCGGAATCCAGTCTTGGtcgggagcgggagcgggatcGAGAGCAAGCAGCTGCTCCGCCTGGCCAACTGATGGCTCATCACTATCATTACATCCAATATCCGGCGCATTTCCAGCCGCAACAACTTCAGGAGCAGCCGCCCCAGCCCCAGTTGCCCTGCCAGTGCCCGTGTTCTTGCGGCAGGGCACCTCCACCGCCTGTGCAGCCCACCAATCCCGGCCAGAATGCGTCGATGGCCGTGGCCGTGCTGGTCCACCAACAGACGCCCAGTCAACAGGAGCCGGCGAGGAGTTCACCGCTCAAGGCACAGTCCGCTCAGTCCCTGCTCAATCACTCCTACCAGGCGCTCCACGAGGACCACCCtcagcagcaggatcagcTCCAACTGGACTCCTCTGCCGGAG from Drosophila yakuba strain Tai18E2 chromosome 3L, Prin_Dyak_Tai18E2_2.1, whole genome shotgun sequence carries:
- the LOC6532438 gene encoding glycerol kinase, which codes for MTEGKNLPHSSADVPFRSKELRKQSLIQHTGLVGVIDEGTKTIGFSIYTTPDFKEIAAHRVELSVITPQDGWYEQDPLEMMASINKCAEEAIKQLPENGFSASDIVTVGITNQRETTIVWDAVTGKPLYNALLWKDIRTSTTVEQIVAKVQDPNHFRSSTGLPISTYFSALKIRWLRDNVPEVRQAIRERRCKAGTVDSWIVWNLTNGALHITDVTNASRTLLMNLETQAWDPVLLKTFGIREEMLPAIHSCSEVFGKITSERSPLRGMTLSGIMGNQQASLLGQMCVKPGQTKNTYRSGCFLLCNTGDKPVFSRHGLLTTVAYKLGPQAPTIYAIEGAVSVAGHALSWLQNKVRILPDSRDAEKYAEMVPTSGDVYFVPAFTGLYAPYWRQNARGIIIGLTQFTRKNHIVRAALESICFQTRDILECMHQECGYEINKLHADGKLTTNNLLMQLQADTIGMPVFRSQLMDSTAFGAAMCAAQADGVNLCQFEPEKRYYENVHYDTFLATTTDVERKERYGKWKRAVERSLGWVIKQKKTREYTEENYRMMSSLPASIFLISSFAMLVHSLAASGQ